A stretch of Planctomycetota bacterium DNA encodes these proteins:
- a CDS encoding conjugal transfer protein TraI translates to MMQLITPDRYGEFAEDLAEMYRLRYRVFKQRLGWDV, encoded by the coding sequence ATGATGCAGCTCATCACTCCCGACCGTTACGGCGAGTTCGCAGAGGACCTCGCCGAGATGTACCGCTTGCGCTACCGCGTCTTCAAGCAACGGCTCGGCTGGGACGTCGA